A region of Faecalibacterium taiwanense DNA encodes the following proteins:
- the galT gene encoding UDP-glucose--hexose-1-phosphate uridylyltransferase, producing MISTAIQQLVNYGLDTGLILPDDEIYIRNQLLMTMQLDDFTAPEGEVCYTDLESILKTLVDDAVARGVCEDNSTARDLFDTKLMGVLTPRPSIVRANFEERYESEGPQAATDWFYKFSQDTDYIRRYRIKRDLKWVTKTPYGDLEITINLSKPEKDPKAIAAAKLAPQSAYPKCQLCAENEGYAGRMNHPARENHRIIPLTINDSAWNLQYSPYVYYNEHCIVFNNQHTPMKIERATFRKLLDFVGLFPHYFVGSNADLPIVGGSILSHDHFQGGHYEFAMAKAPVEKKWVFPGFEDVDAGIVHWPMSCIRLTSEDDARLVELADKILTAWRGYSDEKCFIFAETDGEPHNTITPIARMRDGKYQLDLVLRNNITTPEHPLGVFHPHAKLHHIKKENIGLIEVMGLAVLPSRLKKELFELADALVARTPVSQYPEELQKHAEWAEDILARHPELNGDTVHLILQNEVGHVFAQVLADAGVYKMDEAGRAGFVRFLASVQ from the coding sequence GTGATCTCTACCGCCATTCAGCAGCTCGTGAATTACGGGCTTGACACCGGCCTTATCCTGCCCGATGATGAAATTTACATCCGCAACCAGCTGCTTATGACCATGCAGCTGGACGACTTTACCGCGCCGGAGGGCGAGGTGTGCTATACCGATCTGGAAAGCATCCTCAAAACGCTGGTAGATGATGCCGTTGCCCGCGGTGTGTGCGAGGACAACTCCACCGCCCGCGACCTGTTCGACACAAAGCTCATGGGCGTATTGACCCCGCGGCCCAGCATCGTGCGCGCCAATTTCGAGGAACGCTACGAAAGCGAAGGCCCGCAGGCCGCAACCGACTGGTTCTATAAATTCAGTCAGGACACCGATTATATCCGCCGCTACCGCATCAAACGCGACCTGAAATGGGTCACCAAGACCCCCTACGGCGATCTGGAGATCACCATCAACCTCTCGAAGCCCGAAAAAGACCCCAAGGCCATTGCCGCCGCCAAACTAGCTCCCCAGAGCGCCTACCCCAAGTGCCAGCTTTGCGCCGAGAACGAAGGCTATGCAGGCCGCATGAACCACCCCGCCCGCGAGAATCACCGCATCATCCCTCTCACCATCAACGACAGCGCTTGGAACCTGCAGTACAGCCCCTACGTCTACTACAACGAGCACTGCATCGTGTTCAACAACCAGCACACTCCCATGAAGATCGAGCGTGCTACCTTCCGCAAGCTGCTGGATTTCGTGGGCCTGTTCCCCCACTATTTCGTGGGCAGCAACGCCGACCTGCCCATCGTGGGCGGCAGCATTCTCAGCCACGACCATTTCCAGGGCGGCCACTATGAATTCGCTATGGCAAAGGCTCCCGTCGAGAAGAAGTGGGTCTTCCCCGGTTTTGAGGATGTGGATGCCGGTATCGTGCACTGGCCCATGAGCTGCATCCGCCTGACCAGCGAGGATGATGCCCGTCTTGTGGAGCTGGCCGATAAAATTCTGACCGCATGGCGCGGCTACTCGGACGAAAAATGCTTCATCTTTGCCGAGACCGACGGCGAGCCACATAACACCATCACCCCCATTGCCCGGATGCGGGACGGCAAGTATCAGCTGGATCTGGTGCTGCGCAACAACATCACCACCCCGGAGCATCCGCTGGGCGTGTTCCATCCCCATGCAAAGCTGCATCACATCAAAAAGGAAAACATCGGCCTGATCGAGGTCATGGGCCTTGCCGTGCTGCCCAGCCGCCTGAAAAAGGAGCTGTTTGAGCTGGCCGATGCACTGGTGGCCCGCACCCCGGTGAGCCAGTACCCGGAAGAACTGCAGAAGCACGCCGAGTGGGCCGAGGATATTCTTGCCCGCCACCCGGAACTGAACGGCGACACCGTGCACCTCATCCTGCAGAACGAGGTGGGCCATGTGTTCGCTCAGGTATTGGCCGATGCCGGTGTCTATAAAATGGACGAGGCTGGCCGCGCAGGCTTTGTGCGGTTCCTTGCAAGCGTGCAATAA
- a CDS encoding YebC/PmpR family DNA-binding transcriptional regulator produces the protein MSGHSKWNNIKRKKEKTDGAKAKVFTKIGREISVAVRTGGPNPASNSKLADLIAKAKRMSVPNDNIQRIIKKAEGGDKTEYEAITYEGYGPGGVAVMVETLTDNRNRTAADLRHYFDKNGGNLGAMGCVGFLFSQKGVIDISLEDKDADEAMMDALDAGAEDFDASEDAAEITTDPENYSAVVKAMEEKGYEILSDDLAMVPMTTTRLTDPDQLKLMGKLLDALEDNDDVQNVWHSLENEEDLPE, from the coding sequence ATGTCTGGACATAGCAAATGGAACAATATTAAGCGCAAGAAGGAAAAGACCGATGGCGCAAAGGCAAAGGTCTTTACCAAGATCGGCCGCGAGATCAGCGTTGCCGTGCGTACCGGCGGCCCGAACCCTGCTTCCAACAGCAAGCTGGCTGACCTGATTGCCAAGGCAAAGCGCATGAGCGTGCCCAACGATAACATCCAGCGCATCATCAAGAAGGCTGAGGGCGGCGATAAGACCGAGTACGAAGCAATCACCTACGAAGGCTACGGCCCCGGCGGCGTTGCTGTCATGGTGGAGACCCTGACCGACAACCGCAACCGTACCGCTGCCGACCTGCGCCACTACTTCGACAAGAACGGCGGCAATCTGGGTGCTATGGGCTGCGTGGGCTTCCTGTTCAGCCAGAAGGGTGTCATTGACATCTCTCTGGAAGATAAGGATGCCGACGAGGCTATGATGGATGCTCTGGATGCTGGTGCCGAGGACTTCGATGCCAGCGAGGATGCAGCCGAGATCACCACCGATCCCGAGAACTATTCTGCTGTGGTCAAGGCCATGGAGGAGAAGGGCTACGAGATCCTCTCCGACGATCTGGCCATGGTGCCCATGACCACCACCCGCCTGACCGACCCCGACCAGCTGAAGCTGATGGGCAAGCTGCTGGATGCGCTGGAAGACAATGATGATGTCCAGAACGTCTGGCACAGCCTGGAGAACGAAGAGGATCTGCCGGAATAA
- a CDS encoding RsmF rRNA methyltransferase first C-terminal domain-containing protein, producing the protein MQGEKRSREAQAGETSPAQSLAAWHAFAGQYFPALVDRPAVVHGGGVLLPVPFPQTNLHVLRAGVFVGSVQKGRFVPEHHLFTAFGAQCVNREELTLDDPRCVEYLSGREVEARIAADGWCCVTVDGWPLGGGKVSGGRVKNHYPKALRLL; encoded by the coding sequence GTGCAGGGCGAAAAGCGCAGCCGCGAAGCACAGGCAGGGGAGACAAGTCCTGCCCAGAGCCTTGCAGCATGGCACGCGTTTGCCGGGCAGTATTTCCCGGCGCTGGTTGACCGCCCGGCTGTGGTGCACGGCGGCGGTGTGCTGCTGCCGGTGCCGTTCCCGCAGACGAACCTGCATGTGCTGCGGGCGGGCGTATTTGTGGGCAGCGTGCAGAAAGGCCGCTTTGTACCGGAGCACCATCTGTTCACGGCATTTGGCGCACAGTGCGTAAACCGCGAAGAACTCACCCTTGATGACCCGCGCTGCGTGGAGTATCTTTCCGGCCGTGAGGTGGAAGCCCGCATCGCTGCTGACGGCTGGTGCTGCGTGACGGTGGACGGCTGGCCGCTGGGCGGCGGCAAGGTGTCCGGCGGGCGGGTGAAAAACCATTATCCCAAGGCGCTGCGGCTGCTGTAA
- a CDS encoding RsmB/NOP family class I SAM-dependent RNA methyltransferase, which translates to MPMEYFEQRERALLGDRFDVLYAAPQETAERGVTVSALRSSPEQFAAKADFPLEASPFCKAAFVVHQPDDLKFRPGRHPYHHAGVFYSQEPSASSAAPLLGVQPGMRVLDMCAAPGGKSSQLAAALQGRGVLVSNEYVAARADILKSNLERMGVSNAVVLNETPARIADALPEFFDRVLVDAPCSGEGMFRKEPVARQQHCEALVKQCAELGAEILDCAAAVLAPGGQLVYSTCTFAPEEDEGQVAAFLQRHPEFTLADALGNVDYTFGSEGEANRTGGLPLDVSKVRRIWPCQGGEGHFMARLVKAGTPRVLPAEGEYTAEEQLWLAAAEAAGKKAKGKGGKPAKTPDARSAPPRECPCLPGSGAGRKAQPRSTGRGDKSCPEPCSMARVCRAVFPGAG; encoded by the coding sequence ATGCCCATGGAATATTTTGAACAGCGGGAGCGCGCTCTGCTGGGAGACCGGTTCGATGTCCTGTATGCAGCCCCGCAGGAAACGGCGGAGCGCGGCGTAACGGTGTCGGCCCTGCGCAGCTCACCGGAGCAGTTTGCCGCAAAAGCCGATTTCCCACTGGAAGCATCGCCCTTTTGCAAGGCGGCATTCGTGGTGCATCAGCCGGATGATTTGAAATTCCGGCCCGGGCGGCATCCGTACCACCATGCAGGCGTGTTCTACTCGCAGGAGCCGTCTGCGTCCTCGGCGGCACCGCTGCTGGGCGTGCAGCCCGGGATGCGTGTGCTGGACATGTGCGCCGCGCCCGGCGGCAAAAGCAGCCAGCTGGCGGCGGCGCTGCAGGGCCGGGGTGTGCTGGTGAGCAACGAATACGTTGCAGCTCGTGCGGATATCCTGAAAAGCAATCTGGAACGCATGGGCGTGTCCAATGCGGTGGTGCTCAATGAGACGCCCGCCCGCATTGCGGATGCCCTGCCGGAGTTTTTTGACCGCGTTCTGGTGGACGCGCCCTGTTCCGGCGAGGGAATGTTCCGCAAGGAGCCGGTGGCCCGTCAGCAGCACTGTGAAGCGCTGGTGAAGCAGTGTGCTGAGCTGGGTGCAGAAATTCTGGACTGTGCAGCCGCTGTGCTGGCCCCGGGCGGGCAGCTGGTGTATTCCACCTGCACCTTTGCACCCGAGGAGGACGAGGGACAGGTGGCGGCATTCCTGCAGCGCCACCCGGAGTTCACCCTTGCGGATGCCTTGGGAAATGTGGACTACACCTTTGGCAGTGAGGGCGAAGCCAACCGCACCGGCGGCCTGCCGCTGGATGTGAGCAAGGTGCGCCGTATCTGGCCCTGTCAGGGCGGCGAGGGCCACTTTATGGCCCGGCTCGTCAAAGCTGGCACTCCGCGCGTTCTGCCCGCAGAGGGCGAGTACACTGCCGAAGAACAGCTCTGGCTGGCAGCAGCGGAAGCTGCGGGCAAAAAGGCCAAGGGGAAGGGCGGCAAGCCTGCCAAGACCCCGGATGCCCGCAGTGCCCCGCCGCGAGAATGCCCGTGCCTGCCGGGAAGCGGTGCAGGGCGAAAAGCGCAGCCGCGAAGCACAGGCAGGGGAGACAAGTCCTGCCCAGAGCCTTGCAGCATGGCACGCGTTTGCCGGGCAGTATTTCCCGGCGCTGGTTGA
- a CDS encoding Mini-ribonuclease 3 translates to MNEPEKIDPRELSPLALAFVGDSVLELLVRQRLVEHHRLSAGKLNAEKVKYVSARAQFREEQLLEPLFTEDELAVFKRGRNASKASVAKHASPEEYRASTGFECLLGWLYLNGQLGRVHELFETLWQQFDPNET, encoded by the coding sequence ATGAACGAACCTGAAAAGATCGACCCGCGGGAGCTTAGCCCCTTGGCGCTGGCCTTTGTGGGCGACAGCGTGCTGGAACTGCTGGTGCGACAGCGTCTGGTGGAGCATCACCGCCTGTCTGCCGGAAAGCTCAACGCAGAAAAGGTCAAATACGTCTCGGCCCGGGCACAGTTCCGGGAGGAACAGCTGCTGGAGCCGCTGTTCACTGAGGACGAACTGGCCGTGTTCAAGCGGGGCCGCAACGCCAGCAAGGCCAGCGTGGCAAAGCACGCTTCCCCGGAGGAATACCGTGCTTCCACCGGCTTTGAGTGCCTGCTGGGCTGGCTGTATCTGAACGGTCAGCTGGGCCGTGTGCACGAGCTGTTTGAAACACTGTGGCAGCAGTTCGACCCCAACGAGACCTGA
- the obgE gene encoding GTPase ObgE produces the protein MAAQTNFIDIATIWLHAGKGGDGAVSFHREKFVAAGGPDGGDGGRGGDIIFVVDDHLTTLMDFRYKRKYVAPEGGKGGASLCHGKNAENLVIKVPLGTVIKDAESGLVIADLSDHTPVTIAKGGRGGYGNAHFATPTRQIPKFAKPGMPGEDIQVTLELKLIADVGLIGFPNVGKSTLVSTISAAKPKIANYHFTTLVPTLGVVSVAEGASFVCADIPGLIEGASEGIGLGHDFLRHVERCRLLLHVVDVSGSECREPIEDFEKINEELAKFSPVLAERPQIVIGNKCDLATEEQIEAFRKYVEGKGLTFVPISAATMQGVKELPGLVYNRLKDIPPVPVFAPEYKKPEPKANDRAFEIKRMEAHVWSVEAPWLEYILAGSNVDDYESLQFFQRQLGESGILDALVAKGVQENDTILIGDYQFDYIF, from the coding sequence ATGGCAGCACAAACCAACTTTATCGACATCGCCACGATATGGCTCCACGCGGGCAAGGGCGGCGACGGTGCGGTGAGCTTTCACCGTGAAAAATTCGTGGCCGCTGGCGGCCCGGACGGCGGCGACGGCGGCCGCGGCGGCGATATCATCTTTGTGGTGGACGATCACCTGACCACCCTGATGGATTTCCGCTATAAGCGCAAGTATGTGGCCCCGGAGGGCGGCAAGGGCGGTGCAAGCCTGTGCCACGGCAAAAACGCGGAGAACCTTGTCATCAAGGTGCCGCTGGGCACCGTCATCAAGGACGCCGAGAGCGGCCTTGTCATTGCGGACCTGTCCGACCACACCCCAGTCACCATTGCAAAGGGTGGCCGCGGCGGCTACGGCAATGCGCATTTTGCCACTCCCACCCGACAGATCCCCAAGTTTGCAAAGCCCGGTATGCCCGGCGAAGACATTCAGGTGACGCTGGAGCTGAAGCTGATCGCCGATGTGGGTCTGATCGGCTTCCCCAATGTGGGTAAGTCCACCCTCGTTTCCACCATCAGCGCAGCCAAGCCTAAGATCGCAAACTACCACTTCACCACGCTGGTGCCCACGCTGGGCGTTGTATCCGTGGCGGAGGGCGCAAGCTTTGTCTGCGCCGACATCCCCGGCCTGATCGAGGGTGCCAGCGAGGGCATCGGTCTGGGACATGACTTCCTGCGCCATGTGGAGCGCTGCCGCCTGCTGCTGCATGTGGTGGATGTTTCTGGCAGCGAGTGCCGTGAACCCATTGAGGATTTTGAAAAGATCAACGAGGAGCTGGCAAAGTTCAGCCCTGTGCTGGCTGAGCGCCCGCAGATCGTCATTGGCAACAAGTGCGATCTGGCCACCGAGGAGCAGATCGAAGCTTTCCGCAAGTATGTGGAGGGCAAGGGCTTGACCTTTGTGCCCATCTCTGCCGCTACGATGCAGGGCGTGAAGGAACTGCCGGGCCTCGTGTATAACCGCCTGAAGGATATCCCGCCGGTGCCGGTGTTTGCTCCCGAGTACAAGAAGCCCGAACCCAAGGCCAACGACCGTGCGTTTGAGATCAAGCGCATGGAAGCCCATGTGTGGAGCGTGGAAGCCCCGTGGCTGGAATACATTCTGGCCGGCAGCAATGTGGACGACTACGAAAGCCTGCAGTTCTTCCAGCGTCAGCTGGGCGAGAGCGGCATTCTGGACGCTCTGGTGGCAAAGGGCGTGCAGGAGAACGACACCATTCTCATTGGCGATTACCAGTTCGATTATATCTTCTAA
- the rpmA gene encoding 50S ribosomal protein L27 codes for MAHKKGVGSTKNGRDSAAQRLGTKRADGQFVLAGNILVRQRGTHIMPGENVGKGSDDTLFALVDGTVRFERVGKDGKKCSVKQ; via the coding sequence ATGGCACATAAAAAGGGCGTAGGCAGCACCAAGAACGGCCGCGATTCCGCAGCACAGCGTCTGGGCACCAAGCGTGCAGACGGTCAGTTTGTTCTGGCCGGCAACATCCTGGTTCGTCAGCGTGGCACCCACATCATGCCGGGTGAGAACGTTGGCAAGGGCAGCGATGACACCCTGTTTGCTCTGGTGGACGGTACCGTCCGTTTCGAGCGCGTGGGTAAAGACGGCAAGAAGTGCAGCGTCAAGCAGTAA